Sequence from the Aquimarina sp. Aq107 genome:
CTTGCCTGTGCAGAAAGCGCTATAGAATTAAGTTTAGTGTAATACTTTTTTTTGCCTGAGTAGTTTTAAAAATTTAATCATTCATTGTTTCGATTTCTATAATGAATTTTATAATTACTCAGGATATTACAACAAAACGGAACTGAACATTAATAACCTGTTTTAAAAACACTTAACTTATGAATAAAAATCATTAGACAAGTAAGGTCGTTTTAAAATAACTATAATTAAAGCAAGCGATTTATAAGATTTTTCCTTCACGATTCCAGGGGAAAATCTCACAAAATTAAGGCGTAAAACAGATCTAACTTAATAATTAATTTCTTAAATTCGTAAACTACACAAATCATCCGAATCTCCATCGGATAACGATTCGAATAATTTTTTTAGGGCTTAAGAATAGTACATAACATGATTTGTAGTATTCATTTAATATTGTAAAATACGCCCCAAAATGAATTTAATTTTATTATCAATATTTACTAGTGTTTTTGCTATAGGAACCTTAAAAACTAGAACAGAAAATAATACTGACGGTATTTTCATAACTTCTACGGACCCAATATCAGGTAGAACATTAATGATAGAAGAAGACGAATACTCAATTTGGGTATATGTTTTAAACCCTGATAAACAAGGTATTGACTTTGATGGATTTCTATGTTCTGTAGTAGACCCAGAATCTATCACTCTGAGCCCTAAAGAAGCTACAAAAAATGGAAATGCACCTCCTCTAACCATAGATTACGCAAATAAATATAGCTACATTAAAAATCTTAAGTCTAATGACATAAAAGTATATTGGAAGTACAATAGGATAGAAATCAAACTAAAAAAAGAAACATATCTTATTATGGATTTAGAAAATAAAACGAGTTATTCTAAAGCTCTTTCTAAAGATTGTTATTATGGTAATACACTATAACATATTAAATGATTGTTTTCGAATTAACTCATTTTGAAAACAATCATTTGTAAATTATGTTATTTTCTATTCCTTTTCGGAATTATCATCTTTTTTTATTGGTTTAAGTCGCTTGGCATCTTTAAGACTTTTAGAAATCATCCATTCTAACTGACCGTTAACACTACGGAATTCATCATCTGCCCATTTTTCTATTAACTTAAAAGTTTCTGGGGATATCCTAAGGACAAATGATTTTTTCTTACTCATAAATTACGAATGTAGTGTTCCTGTATTAATAACAGGAGTCGCCTCCTTATCACCGCACAAAACTACCATTAAATTACTAACCATAGAAGCTTTTTTATCCTCATCGAAATCAATTATTTCGTCCTGAGATAATTTTAACAATGCATCTTCTACCATCCCTACAGCTCCTTCAACTATTTTTTTACGTGCCGCTACTATGGCTACAGCTTGTTGCCTTTTTAACATGGAACTTGCAATTTCTGGAGCATATGCTAAATATCCTATTCTAGCTTCCATAACCTCTATCCCTGCAATAGCCAAGCGTTCTGTAATTTCACTTTCTAAAGCTTCATTTACCTCATCCATACCGGATAAGAGAGTTACTTCTACTTGTCCCTCTGCAAAATTATCATATGGATATGAACCTGCTAATTTCCTTACTGCAGCATCTGTTTGTACTCTTACAAAGTCCTCATAATGATCTACATCAAAAGCAGCTTTATAAGTATCATTAACTTTCCAAACCAAAATCACATTTATCAAAATAGGATTTCCTATTTTATCATTAACTTTTACTCGTTCGCTATAAAAATTTCTAGCTCTTAAAGAAATTCTTTGTTTCGAATAAAAAGGGTTAGCCCATAGAAAACCATTTTC
This genomic interval carries:
- a CDS encoding Arc family DNA binding domain-containing protein; protein product: MSKKKSFVLRISPETFKLIEKWADDEFRSVNGQLEWMISKSLKDAKRLKPIKKDDNSEKE
- a CDS encoding SPFH domain-containing protein, which produces MKQEKNIKTSNGYMMLMVLLLLIVGVVTGMVVTKNPLFLTLIVVIVLVIKGFFIVNPNSSKVMVLFGAYKGTVKENGFLWANPFYSKQRISLRARNFYSERVKVNDKIGNPILINVILVWKVNDTYKAAFDVDHYEDFVRVQTDAAVRKLAGSYPYDNFAEGQVEVTLLSGMDEVNEALESEITERLAIAGIEVMEARIGYLAYAPEIASSMLKRQQAVAIVAARKKIVEGAVGMVEDALLKLSQDEIIDFDEDKKASMVSNLMVVLCGDKEATPVINTGTLHS